The window atatacggaccaagatacggtcactgttacggtcccgtaacacgaggtacggaccgtaacttggtaccgtaccttggtgaaaatttccagtgaggttctggaaattttcgggacgttacggtccactgttacggaccgtaacacgaaatacggcccgtaacgtcaccgttacgctggcagaatttccagcgaacaggcttcagtaaaatgggcataactctttgtacagatgtccgtttgacccccgtaagataccgttggaaagatatttcaaagggctacaactttcatcaaggaagttttctcaaattcccaatggattttcatgaaatttgactggaaggcagacgtatcaaaaacttagccgattctataggatttcaagtgtcttactattagccatattgagacgatcatatctccttgctccgatctctgattggcttgatccttatatcgttagaaaggtatttctacatactacaacttcattgatagtaccttccaaaattccaaaccgatcaaggagttatcgctgcccgaaataggcctatcaaccattttcgcaaaacgttcaaaccttccatgtttccactagaactctaatgatatgagcttaaactcagtcccaaaatgcggggtgttacaactattccggaaaaaacccgaaaaacccgagaaaccgaataacccgagaaaacccgaggttgaaaaatccgaattttattggtttggtttggtgtataaatttaaaaacccgacacaattggtttggtttagtgtttaaaaaatctgaaccaatccggtccatgtacacccctattgCAGGTTATGGATCAGCCTAAACGATACTTAAGATTGAAACAACCACTATTAGACCACTAATACAAACCTCTACTGCATCCTGGCCTCTGCACGAGTTACCAGTTCTTAAGATTTGAAAATCCTAATACATTATTGCACTTGTCAGTAAGAAGATTTAAACTGCCATTGGCCCAGGTTCAACCGTTATGTTGAATTAGAAGTAAGCTAGCTTTAATTGTTCCTAATGGTCGAGAGAAAtcggagagaaaaaaaaaaagcgtgTTCCGTGTGTACTTAGAAATGCAATCGGGTTAAAATTCTTGAACAGCACATGATAGTGACGGTAAAAGAAAAAAGGGTAATCAATTCGCGGAGCGTGGTCTCCACTTAAAAAGAGTGAATAAATTTTTTTCTCAGTGATCACAGTTCTACAAAGCCTAGAGTTTTGATTTTCTACTTATTATGCGTATTTGATAGTTTAGTGGTGGCAAACACGACATTATGCCCTAGATCATATACTATTGTTGATTGCCTATATACACAACCCTTTTGTTAATTATTTTCCACTGCCATATCCAAGCAACAGTAGCTTGAGTAGATTCTATTTAAATTTGAATTATTGGAGATCACAAtgacaaagaaagaagagaaaacaagCACGAAacaagaaagattttgaaagagGTATAAATATCAAACGGCCATGGCTTGAAAAAGGGGCTGAGAGGTGGCACTCCATGTCAAGACAAACTCACATTATaggaaatactccctccgttcatattttaaaaatagattttcacttttacttgtcacttttagcatattaagaaaaaataatttttttcctgtTTTAACCATAGTATTAATTGTtcacttcaaattatttttcaaatccaataaaaatatgcaccaattaatatgggtacaggGTACATtcataaattatgcacttcatttattattttttaagaggtgtgcaaagtcaaaagtagataagtaaaagtgaatagAGAGAGTATCACATAAAAGCAACTGAAGATATTTAAATATCTTATACTATAATTAGATAGCTTCTTAACGTTAATCGTCAATTGTATATTCAATCCTACAAAAGTCACTAACTTGATTATGTATCAACTACTGGTGCATCAATATGTCATTTTCACCAAATAGGCCGACTCCACGAAATGACCACATGTATCAATGTTTATAAACAGTTAGCTATTCAGAAATATGCCTAAATACAAAACTTGTTCTAGAATAAGCCATTGGGGCCTAGGATATATTTGGCCGTTGGCTATACCCTATATTGTAAAACATTCACACACTGGAGCAGATAATATGTTCCCATGAAAACATAAAATGTTAGGCATGCAGCTACAGAAATTAAACTCAATTTATCGGCTTATAACAAGAAATAACTATTTCACTAAATGCATGTCCCCATTAAGAATATAAAAATGTTCCAGAAGAAATTAACAATCTGAAAGTTAACTAAAGATGCTTCGAAACCTCAACTAAAGTCCTCATATATAAATAGGCGTTGATCCATGATTTGAAGTTTATGTAGCGATCTCAATTTAATATACAATATTAATTGGATTCACaatcatatatttgtaaatatttaatgaattttttcAACCATATATAAGGTCGGGGCAAAAGTTATTGGATGCACATGAACCCATTGTAAATCTGTCTGTACTCCCATAATAAATTTACCTAGGCTTCAATTAATCCTGAAGATTATGTTTACTTTTATGGATGATGACAAAATTCTCTTTTTCATTAAGCCGTGAAGATTGACAACAGGATAACCAGTAGTAAGTGTTTCTCTTTACTTATGATCTAATTTAGATGAGAGGAAAATTATACTGGTAACTGATTAGTACTATGTTTCTTGATAATACCATTAAATTATCAGCAGTTAATGGCAGCATGAAACGTACTTTTTGCTAACGAAATGCAGCTTAATTGAAAGCAGGAATTTGAAACAGTTCAGTATACAAAGGAACTGATCTTAATGACTCAGTTTCGAAATAGTTTCTGcgaaaaaggaaataaaaaaagAGTTCCAAAATACAATATCTTCTTCAACTAAACTATTTGAATTATATTCCAGACACCACTAAAGGATGTGGTGTAGTGGATGGGGCTGCTCGTCCCTTAACCAGCAGTCCTAGGTTCGATGTTATGACAAAAttcttggtagggagcgcttccccccAATGGGCCGTAAGCGGCGCGAATCCAGATTTACTCGGACTACAATGTGGATACTGGACACTGGCAGgaaattttaaagaaaaaatattcCTGACCTTTTCATAGTTTGCTAGAGGGTCCGCCCCCGTATTAGTTTCCCGGTAAATGTGGAGCACACCTGGACGATACATTTGCATAGTTGCATAGACCTTAAATAGAAAGGAGCTATTATACCACTAATACAAATCTAGGGACTGCGTGCTACTATGCTAGCCTTGTTGGCTTGATCATATAAAGTTGATTGCAATTCACCACATTTTGGTCAATAATCATTTTCCTACGTCAACGTGTATCTCCCTGCAACAATAGCTTGAGTTGATTCTTTTAATTTGGAATTACCGAACAGCGCACTAAACCAGAAAAATTTGAACTGGTAAATATCTCAAATTGCCATGGCATGGCCTTTACTAACTAAGAAGAAGGGGCTCCTACGTACGTAGTACTTCCACGTCCTCACTTTAAAGttggaatttttttattttgtgccACACAATTACTCAATCTCAATTGTGTGAGATATCTTTTTTTTGTCTCATAATTTTGTGAACCCGAAATTTGAACGCAAAAGTGTAAGATTTTGAGTTCATAAATTTGGGAGACAAAATGAGGCCTCACACAACTAATGTCAGTCGCGTGAGACACAGAATAAAACTTTTCTTAAAACTGCGTGTACTCCTATTTGATGATATTGACAGATCATCATTTTGAAAAATCATGTGCTCCTAATTTGGATAGGTCTAGAATTAGAAATTCACGCTGAAGCAACTGAAGTTTCTTTAACCGATAGCAAATATTTCGTTGAATTTGCAGACAAAAAAGGTGTATTTGTAGTTATGCTATTCAGAATATTTAATTATGCCTAATGACAGGATGTGTTTTAAATAAGTATAGGGTCTAGAGGCCTGTCAAGTGGGCCGAGCCGGGCCATTTAAACGTGGGCCTGATCGGGGCTGGGTCGGACTGTAGTTAAGGGACGGGGCTGAAGGCCGGGCTTGGGGAGGGAAAAGGGAGTCCGGCCCAACCCCTACCCGGATAGGGGTACACCTTGAGCTAATCGGGCCGGGCAgggttttcttatttttttttataaaaaaagttCTAATACTAAAATAGACATTTACATTTACTAATAATAGTAAAATTAACATTTACATCTAATGATGAAATTGCTAAACTACAAAAAAAGTTTAGTCATTGTCAGATTCAAAAAGCTAGtcgttttaaatttaaaaaactagTTGGTGCCAATTTTATTTGAACCCCTAAATTTATGAATAATCTACACTTTGGTCATATTTCcaaactataaatacccctccattcttcttcattttcacacaattctTCCACAATTCTCTCTTTACCTAAATTTGTTATTCAACTAGTGTACATTACTACTTTCAACTTCCATGGATAGTCCTCCATGTCCACCTTCTCCTCGAGTTCGAAGATCAACTTCAAGTGCGGTGTGGATGCGTTTTGAGCGAGTAAatgaggaacatgttaaatgtcaacattgtgaTGACATATATCTGCATAAGTTCGGAGCGCGGGTATTAGCCTATTAGAGAGTGaagggggcgggggggggggggggggggggggggcagaggGGGAGGTATTGGAGTGTTGCGTAGGCACTTGTGAAAAGGCACGAAATTGAACTTtgaaatttatttcttctttaaattTGTCCATCGATGTTAACTGTTTAATTTGTATTTTTGAACATTTGATTTATAATATCTCGccgttcaagtttgtatgttttgaatttgcaatactatcaatttaagttttaagttttattttaaattatttatgtcTATTTGACTggacatgaaatttaagaaagaagaggatttcaaacttgtggtgttaaatgagtcacatatattttgtatgtctataaatcattgcataaagttaaattgtttcgaAATATAGAAAGGGGTCATTTTTTTTAGCACGGACTAATAAAGAAATAAGATGAAGTTATGAAGGATTGAAGGAGATTTACCAGGAAACTAAGAAGATTTTGGGACCCCGAATGGGGTTTCTCGGAAAAATATCGAAGGCTCAGAATTTCGAAAGAAAATTTAAGGAGAGGCAAGAGCAGAGCAAGATGAGTGAAACGATCAAGAGATGAAAAGTAAAAAGTGAAAAGTGAAAATGTTCGACCTTTTATAGATAAAATTTGAGGCAGTTATCGAAGGGTCGTCCAACCAAGAGAAGACACGTGTCCGAAGTCAGAGAGACGTCTCATTTCCCGCCTATTTTCAATGGGAAACTTTCTAAGGAAGTCACTGAGGTTATCGTTCCACTTCCCTTCACTTCGGTGAAACTTCGATCCGAGAATTGTAGGGACTATCTGTATGCGGTAAAAATTGAAGCAAGTCGCATACGGTAAAAAATGAAGTAAATATCGTGGTTGTCTGATACAAGGTCGAAGAAAAGAGAGATCATTAGCCCCAGGTAAGATTGAAGGGGACGAGGGCCAAGAAGTTGTGAGTTATTCGAATTAAATGTCAGAAACCGAGGATATGTTGATAGGCACGGAGAATTCGAGTCTGAGAGGAAGACACTCTATACAGGTTTGGAGTATCCGTTACGAGCCAGGTCACACGTAGCCTAACCGCTCCGTGATTTTCGCTGACATTCGTACGGGGAGCCGTCTTATgcattttagggttttcttaagAGGCCTTTTTTGGGTTTTACTAAGGCccatctctcttttttttttttttttttttggctataaATAGGTGTGTACCCCCTTCATTTTAGGGCTACTcttttattcatattcatacttgtAGTCTGAAAAGCAGAGATAAGAGCTTTCTTACTTATTGGCTCGGGATAGAGAAGCTATTTCCAGACCGGACCAAATTCTCAGAGTCGATATTTCGGTTTCTTTAGttgttttctcttttttcttattCATCAATATTGCTTACTATTATTACACGTAAATTATTAAACTAGCCGCATATCCTATAAACCAcgtataaatttaattgttatcgtTTTAAGGGAAGACATACACTATTTAACTGATCGATCAGTCAATGACAGCATGAGACATATTATTCTGCTAATGAAATGAAGGTTAAATTAAGAGCAGGAATTTAAAACAATTCAGTATATAAAGGAACTGATTTTGATGACTCAGTCCCCAAATAGTCTTTGCGGAAAGTAAATAAAGAGTTCCAAATTACAATATCATCTTCAACTAAACGATGTGAATTATATTCCAGACCTTTTCATAGTTTCCTAAAGTACTGTCCGCCACCATATTAACTTCCCGGTAAATGGGGAGCACTAGTGGACGATACATCGCCTCAGGTAGGAACCTGCAATTATTTAACAATTGTGGACAGAGTGCGTTTTGTGTGTGTGAAGCATCTTGCAATACCTTGAGTAGATTCTAAGTTTGAATTATTGGACAGTGTAGGACAAACGCAAGAAAAGAAAGCAAGCTAAGTACTAAACCagaaaaaataattgaaaaaggtgtatatatatgaaatggccacatggcATGCATTCACTAACTAAGAAGAAGGGGGACTCCTACGTAGTACTTCCACGTCCTCACATTGAAAAAGTGCATTGTAGTACTATTTGATGGATGATATTGACAAATCACCAATTTGGAAAATTGTATACTCATGATTTTGGTCTAGAATTAGAAATATCACACAGAATTAACTGGAGATGGTATTGACAAATTAAATCACTACTTGTGATTGTTATTTTAATATATGGAGTATATACTTTAAGTATATAGCCTTATATACACATTAAGTATACAGCCTCAAGTTACATTTTTCTCATATTTCCTATTGTATATATTGGTTTTTGAGTTTTGATTGTCATTGTTTCCAATTGTACTTTTAATTCATAGTATAAATAGCTATCTTCTTTTACGAATTTGTTATAATTATGAATTATCTACCTATATCTTTATGCATCGAGTATATTTTTATAGACTCCTCGTTGACACTCTTCATTGTATAAAGAGATGTTTGAGCTTGCTAATAAATTTGTCGATACGAGCAAATTATTCTTattctcactttttgttttgctcattTCTTCATTATTCTATGCATTAACTGATATGCTTGTTTCCCATTTTATTCGTCTTTTAGGTAATTCCATAGCATAAAgttaaaagaagagaaaaacatcTTGATATTTAAAAGGTAAAATACAAAATAAATGTCGACCGTTGATTTTTAAAACAACGTAGAGGGTGAAAATGAACTCCAGTCGATATCTATATTATACACTCTTGACATCATCTCCACTTCAAAGCTCCTTTACCCTTCACTAAGTTCACTTCATAAAGACTTATatactgtcttttttttttcttcaattaaaAAATGGCCAGAGATTTTCTTCCATCACACAAAGACCACTTTGATGAAGAAGACTACATAGACATTGAAGTGAGCTCCTTCTCTTACTCTTCATGTCCTAATTCTAAAGTGCCTTCCTCTCAAAATAGAGAATTTGAGTTTCAAATGGCCTCAATAACCAATGACAAAAAATCCACAACTTCCCATGCAGATGAACTTTTCTACAGAGGTAGACTCCTTCCTCTTCACCAAAAACTCTTTCCTCTTCACCAAAAATTACTTCAAACAGATTCCTTTGAAGAAGAAGatttagaagaagaagaaagtttTTGCATAAACTTCTTGATCACCCCAATTTGTTCTCCATCACAATCTTGCAGGGTGAGTTTTGAACTTAAGCCAATTGAGTGGTCCAATATTGAACTCACCACTAGTAGTAGTTTCATAGATAACCATAATATAAGACCTAAGAAATTGTGGTCTAAGCTCATTAAAGATTCTTTAATCAGCCACAAGTTCAAAGCTTCAAGGGCTTTTATTAAATCTTTGTTTAGAAAAACTTCTGGTTCAAATGGGAACAGCTGTTCTAGTAAAGAACTGAAAGTGTCCAAGAAAAACACCCCTTTGAAAAACACTACTAATGGTTCAAGTTCAAGATTAGCCAGTATAATAAAGAACATTGACAGAGCTGATGGTACAAGGTCCTTTCCAGCAGCAGAAATGAAGTGGAATTCTCCAAGAAATTGTTTGTCTTCCTCTTCAACTAAGTCTTCCTCAACTGGTGGTTCTTTCTCATCATCTAATTCTTGCTTCAACTCCAATAATGGTTTTTATGAGCTGAATTTGACTTCAGATATTGACGGTTCAATTGAGGGTGCTGT is drawn from Lycium barbarum isolate Lr01 chromosome 8, ASM1917538v2, whole genome shotgun sequence and contains these coding sequences:
- the LOC132608222 gene encoding probable membrane-associated kinase regulator 4; translated protein: MARDFLPSHKDHFDEEDYIDIEVSSFSYSSCPNSKVPSSQNREFEFQMASITNDKKSTTSHADELFYRGRLLPLHQKLFPLHQKLLQTDSFEEEDLEEEESFCINFLITPICSPSQSCRVSFELKPIEWSNIELTTSSSFIDNHNIRPKKLWSKLIKDSLISHKFKASRAFIKSLFRKTSGSNGNSCSSKELKVSKKNTPLKNTTNGSSSRLASIIKNIDRADGTRSFPAAEMKWNSPRNCLSSSSTKSSSTGGSFSSSNSCFNSNNGFYELNLTSDIDGSIEGAVAHCKKSQELTIPTNKLREVGHCEVSHWLRK